A single region of the Vagococcus teuberi genome encodes:
- the pnuC gene encoding nicotinamide riboside transporter PnuC, with protein MTDTKHSWIYNQLFVGWKPFEVKYVSVLLSLQLIVFMISPDSVIGMISGVAGVICLVYGMKGRKITFLFGIIQCLAMTYIGWQSHAYGSFVMNIIYVISQPIGWFLWGNDEAVHEFKPKTKQFLFLGSVIAWVIGWIVIGNFGGQLPYIDSANLVISLIAQTLYIFKYKENWSLWIFVNIANLLYWSLLAFNSWTGKSDIGSLGIYLSQIALQAALLFNSIYANKVWKDYETN; from the coding sequence ATGACTGATACAAAACATTCATGGATTTATAATCAATTATTTGTTGGTTGGAAGCCATTTGAAGTAAAATACGTTTCTGTTTTATTATCTCTTCAACTGATTGTTTTTATGATTTCTCCAGACTCAGTTATCGGAATGATTAGTGGAGTTGCTGGTGTTATCTGTCTGGTTTATGGGATGAAAGGGCGAAAAATCACGTTCTTATTTGGTATTATTCAATGTCTTGCAATGACGTATATTGGTTGGCAGAGTCATGCTTATGGCTCATTTGTCATGAATATTATTTATGTTATCTCACAACCAATTGGCTGGTTTTTATGGGGCAATGATGAAGCTGTGCATGAATTCAAACCTAAAACAAAACAGTTCCTATTTTTAGGAAGTGTGATTGCTTGGGTCATTGGTTGGATTGTCATTGGAAATTTTGGTGGGCAACTACCATATATTGACAGCGCAAACCTTGTCATATCTTTAATTGCACAAACTCTTTATATTTTCAAATACAAAGAAAACTGGTCATTATGGATTTTTGTCAATATCGCCAATCTATTATACTGGTCACTACTTGCCTTTAATTCATGGACAGGAAAATCAGATATTGGCTCGTTAGGTATTTACCTTTCTCAAATTGCTCTACAAGCTGCACTTTTATTTAACAGTATTTATGCTAATAAAGTTTGGAAAGATTATGAAACTAATTAA
- a CDS encoding nucleoside phosphorylase, protein MTKQAHIQLEKMKQVSKAIIVGDPKRVERVASCLENVDKLSDNRGYISIKGDYQGASILVIATGIGAPSTAIVVEELANIGIDTIIRVGSCGAMQHNIPLGALIIPTGVVRDEGLTKKYVPTDFPAVANNELLSSAKKFLPNGYYGITRSHDGFYMENNAETEKYWSHFGILGADMESSALYVLGSLKGIRALSILNNVVLYEADLSEGVNSLVNEEDAVAKGEMDSIKLALTILNEVGN, encoded by the coding sequence ATGACCAAACAAGCACATATCCAACTAGAAAAAATGAAACAAGTTTCAAAAGCAATTATTGTCGGTGATCCAAAACGGGTCGAACGTGTCGCTTCATGTTTAGAAAACGTAGATAAACTTAGTGATAATCGTGGCTACATTTCTATTAAAGGTGACTACCAAGGCGCTTCTATTTTAGTCATTGCTACCGGCATCGGTGCTCCTTCCACAGCAATTGTTGTAGAAGAATTAGCTAACATTGGGATTGATACTATTATTCGGGTAGGAAGTTGTGGAGCAATGCAACACAATATTCCACTCGGTGCCTTAATTATTCCGACAGGGGTTGTTCGCGATGAAGGATTGACAAAAAAATATGTTCCTACTGATTTTCCTGCTGTTGCAAACAATGAGTTACTATCTAGCGCAAAAAAATTTTTACCAAATGGTTATTATGGTATTACTCGTTCGCATGATGGATTTTATATGGAAAATAATGCCGAAACGGAAAAATATTGGTCTCATTTTGGTATTTTAGGTGCCGATATGGAAAGTAGCGCTCTTTATGTTTTAGGTAGCTTAAAGGGTATTCGTGCCCTTTCTATCTTAAATAATGTAGTTCTTTACGAAGCCGACTTAAGCGAAGGTGTCAACAGTTTAGTAAATGAAGAAGATGCTGTTGCAAAAGGTGAAATGGATTCAATAAAACTTGCTTTAACGATTTTAAATGAGGTGGGAAATTAA
- a CDS encoding NADPH-dependent FMN reductase: MKKYGVIVGSTRKNSYSEAVAKAIVKGLPNGAEVTFINISDLPLYNQDLDADSPAEYTRFREEVAAQDAIIFVTPEHNRSIPAALKNALDVASRPWGQNVWAKKPALVASQSISGISGVLAHHVLRQSLVFLDMPTMQQPELYIGHSDQLFDENLELTNDDTKQFLANAGKQFSEFAAKFA, encoded by the coding sequence ATGAAAAAATATGGAGTTATTGTAGGTTCAACAAGAAAAAATTCTTATTCAGAAGCGGTAGCAAAGGCAATAGTAAAAGGTTTACCAAATGGCGCAGAGGTAACATTCATCAACATCAGTGATTTACCTTTGTACAATCAAGATTTAGATGCCGACTCACCTGCTGAATACACACGTTTTAGAGAAGAAGTCGCTGCACAAGATGCCATTATTTTTGTCACACCAGAGCACAACAGAAGTATACCAGCTGCTTTAAAAAATGCTTTAGATGTTGCTTCAAGACCATGGGGACAAAATGTATGGGCTAAAAAACCAGCACTTGTTGCTTCTCAATCTATTTCAGGTATTTCAGGTGTCTTAGCACATCATGTGTTAAGACAGTCATTAGTATTTTTAGATATGCCAACTATGCAACAACCTGAATTGTATATTGGTCATTCCGATCAGTTGTTTGATGAAAACTTAGAACTAACAAATGATGATACAAAACAATTTTTAGCAAATGCTGGAAAACAATTTAGTGAATTTGCAGCAAAATTTGCTTAG
- a CDS encoding S-ribosylhomocysteine lyase: MAEVESFTLDHNKVIAPYVRVITTENGKKGDSITNYDLRFVQPNKGEMPTGAIHTLEHLLADLLRDRLDGIIDISPFGCRTGFHLIVWDNYPADVVAKALKETLTQIVEEISWEDVQGTDAKSCGNYKDHSLFSAKEWAKTVLDQGISTDAFERKPI; the protein is encoded by the coding sequence ATGGCAGAAGTAGAAAGTTTTACATTAGACCATAATAAAGTTATCGCACCTTATGTTCGAGTGATTACAACAGAAAATGGAAAAAAAGGAGATTCAATCACAAATTACGATTTACGATTTGTTCAGCCTAATAAAGGAGAAATGCCTACAGGTGCTATTCATACTTTAGAGCACTTATTAGCTGATTTATTAAGAGATCGATTAGATGGAATCATCGATATTTCACCATTTGGTTGCCGAACTGGCTTTCACTTAATTGTGTGGGATAACTACCCAGCTGATGTTGTAGCAAAAGCGTTAAAAGAAACATTAACTCAAATTGTAGAAGAGATTTCTTGGGAAGATGTCCAAGGAACTGATGCTAAAAGTTGTGGAAACTATAAAGATCATTCATTGTTTTCTGCAAAAGAATGGGCTAAAACTGTATTAGATCAAGGAATCAGTACAGATGCTTTTGAACGAAAACCTATTTAG
- a CDS encoding zinc ABC transporter substrate-binding protein AdcA encodes MKKKIVLGMSWIMMGGLLAACSTAKTEQTNTDKIKVATTFYPMYEFTKEVVGDAGEVDMIVPAGVEAHDFEPSAKDLKKIQDSDVFVYNNENMETWVPSVESVLKEGNVTKIKATENMILLPGSEEEHDHHEQGKEGHSHELDPHVWLAPSLAIKEVEEIRNQLIKRYPDKEKIFTTNADKYLKKLATLDKSYQDTLKNAKQKSFVTQHAAFGYLALEYGLTQVPISGLSPDEEPSPARLAELNKYVKENDIKYIYFESNATDAIAKTLAKETGVELLVLNPLEGLSQKEIDKGENYVSTMEKNLTALRKTTGEETTKSIVSKTPEKTVQAGYFEDSQIQDRPLSNWKGSWQSVYPLLKEGTLDQVFDYKAKMKKDKSAEEYKKYYESGYKTSIKEIDITDSTMTFIDDSGKKMSSKYKYIGQKVLTYEKGNRGVRYCFEATDPSQGAFKYVQFSDHEITDTKSAHFHLYFGNDSQEALYKELENWPTYYPKELSGKEVVQEMMAH; translated from the coding sequence ATGAAGAAAAAAATAGTACTAGGTATGTCATGGATAATGATGGGTGGGTTACTTGCAGCATGCTCGACTGCTAAAACTGAGCAGACAAATACTGACAAAATAAAAGTAGCCACCACATTTTATCCAATGTATGAATTTACGAAAGAAGTTGTAGGTGACGCTGGAGAAGTGGATATGATTGTTCCAGCCGGAGTTGAAGCACATGATTTTGAACCATCAGCTAAGGATTTAAAGAAAATACAAGATAGTGATGTCTTTGTCTATAATAATGAAAATATGGAAACGTGGGTACCTTCCGTTGAATCAGTATTAAAGGAGGGGAACGTAACAAAGATAAAAGCAACTGAAAATATGATATTACTACCTGGAAGCGAAGAAGAACATGACCATCATGAACAAGGTAAGGAGGGGCACTCACATGAACTAGATCCACATGTCTGGTTAGCACCTAGTTTAGCAATTAAAGAAGTCGAAGAAATTCGCAATCAACTGATAAAAAGATATCCAGACAAAGAAAAAATATTTACTACAAATGCTGATAAGTACTTAAAAAAATTAGCTACTTTGGATAAGTCGTATCAAGATACATTAAAGAACGCTAAACAAAAAAGTTTTGTGACACAGCATGCAGCATTTGGTTATTTAGCGTTGGAATATGGATTAACACAAGTACCAATTTCTGGTCTTTCTCCAGACGAAGAACCATCACCAGCTAGATTAGCTGAACTAAATAAGTATGTGAAAGAGAATGATATTAAATATATTTATTTTGAATCTAATGCAACAGATGCTATTGCTAAAACATTGGCAAAAGAAACTGGTGTGGAATTATTAGTATTAAATCCGTTAGAAGGGCTAAGTCAAAAAGAGATTGATAAAGGTGAAAACTATGTTTCGACTATGGAAAAAAATCTAACAGCTTTGCGTAAAACTACTGGCGAAGAAACGACAAAATCTATTGTAAGTAAAACACCTGAAAAAACAGTACAAGCAGGATACTTTGAGGATAGTCAAATACAGGATAGACCATTATCAAATTGGAAAGGAAGTTGGCAGTCAGTTTACCCACTTTTAAAAGAGGGCACATTAGATCAAGTGTTTGATTACAAAGCTAAAATGAAAAAAGATAAATCGGCTGAAGAATATAAAAAGTATTATGAGTCAGGGTATAAAACATCAATTAAAGAAATTGATATTACAGATTCAACGATGACTTTTATTGATGATAGTGGTAAAAAAATGAGCTCAAAATATAAGTATATTGGTCAAAAAGTTTTAACTTATGAAAAAGGAAACCGTGGTGTGAGATATTGCTTTGAGGCAACAGATCCTAGTCAAGGGGCTTTTAAGTATGTTCAGTTTAGTGATCATGAAATCACGGATACTAAATCAGCTCATTTCCATTTGTACTTTGGCAATGATAGTCAAGAGGCACTGTATAAAGAACTTGAAAACTGGCCAACTTATTATCCTAAAGAATTATCTGGAAAAGAAGTCGTACAAGAAATGATGGCTCATTAG
- the rpsN gene encoding 30S ribosomal protein S14, whose translation MAKKSKIAKYEKQKKLVAEYAEIRKELKENKDYEGLRKLPKESNPNRLKLRDETDGRPRAYMRKFGVSRITFRELAHKGQLPGVKKASW comes from the coding sequence GTGGCAAAAAAATCTAAGATAGCCAAATATGAAAAACAAAAAAAATTAGTGGCAGAATATGCAGAAATAAGGAAAGAATTAAAAGAAAATAAGGACTATGAGGGGTTACGTAAACTACCTAAAGAGTCAAATCCTAATAGATTAAAGCTAAGAGATGAAACAGATGGCAGACCAAGAGCTTATATGCGTAAGTTTGGCGTGTCTCGTATTACATTTAGAGAACTTGCACATAAGGGACAATTGCCCGGCGTTAAAAAAGCAAGTTGGTAA
- the rpmF gene encoding 50S ribosomal protein L32, which yields MAVPKRKTSKAKKNARQTHKKLSSTVSYDSVLGVYKRSHYVSSDGYYKGRKVI from the coding sequence TTGGCAGTTCCAAAAAGAAAAACATCAAAAGCTAAGAAAAATGCACGACAAACACATAAAAAACTATCATCAACAGTGTCTTATGATAGTGTATTAGGAGTATATAAACGCAGTCACTATGTATCAAGTGATGGTTACTATAAAGGTAGAAAAGTCATTTAG
- a CDS encoding CobW family GTP-binding protein: MGIPITVISGFLGSGKTTLINQVIKGSDLAPEEVVIIENEFGEAGIDHELLIHSKENIVQMNGGCICCSLRGDLLNALTAVLDVFVTQGYPIKQVIIETSGVSDPQPIIQTIVGTPNLQPYFYLDGVIGVVDAENIEQNLQHHEATKQLVMSDRLLISQKGVTNKDSMNQMKEQLREINPLADIYEFSLIQSSSELADLVLGNHLFNQSIDDEEEDHHHHHHEFESMIISESGYVKEGLLHNWLSWLMMNYQESIYRIKGFVNVSDQDFQTEIQGVNQLLNFNLTNRLTEDNDNKLVIIGKNIDKDDINQAFQLVIEKSTEGD; encoded by the coding sequence ATGGGCATACCAATTACAGTTATCTCAGGATTTTTAGGTTCAGGAAAGACAACATTAATTAATCAAGTCATTAAAGGGAGTGATCTAGCACCTGAAGAGGTTGTCATTATAGAAAATGAATTTGGTGAAGCAGGAATTGACCATGAGTTATTAATTCATTCAAAAGAAAATATTGTACAGATGAACGGTGGGTGTATTTGCTGTAGTTTACGTGGTGATTTGTTAAATGCATTAACAGCAGTGTTAGATGTGTTTGTAACACAAGGTTATCCAATTAAACAAGTTATTATTGAGACAAGTGGCGTGTCTGATCCACAACCAATTATTCAAACGATTGTGGGTACCCCTAATTTACAGCCTTATTTTTATTTGGATGGTGTTATTGGGGTTGTAGATGCTGAGAATATTGAACAAAACCTCCAACATCATGAAGCGACAAAGCAACTTGTCATGTCAGACCGACTATTGATTTCACAAAAAGGCGTTACGAATAAAGACAGTATGAATCAAATGAAAGAGCAACTAAGAGAAATTAATCCACTAGCAGATATATACGAGTTTTCATTAATTCAATCATCTTCAGAGTTAGCTGATTTGGTACTAGGAAATCATTTATTTAATCAATCAATCGATGATGAAGAAGAAGACCATCATCACCATCATCATGAATTTGAATCAATGATTATATCTGAATCAGGTTATGTTAAAGAAGGTTTATTACACAATTGGCTTTCTTGGTTAATGATGAACTATCAGGAATCTATTTATAGAATAAAAGGTTTTGTCAATGTGTCTGATCAAGACTTTCAAACAGAAATTCAAGGTGTGAATCAGTTATTAAATTTTAATCTGACTAATCGTTTAACAGAAGACAATGACAATAAGTTAGTTATCATCGGTAAAAATATCGATAAAGATGACATTAATCAAGCATTTCAATTAGTGATAGAAAAATCAACAGAGGGAGACTAA
- a CDS encoding putative metal homeostasis protein has protein sequence MEKTDVSSAYRRLSSPNIKTKKRALKIIKEAKRNKRGK, from the coding sequence ATGGAAAAAACAGATGTGTCGAGTGCCTATAGACGTTTAAGTAGTCCTAATATTAAAACAAAAAAACGTGCACTAAAAATTATTAAAGAAGCCAAAAGAAATAAACGTGGAAAATAG